The Myxococcota bacterium genome has a segment encoding these proteins:
- a CDS encoding acyl-CoA dehydrogenase family protein translates to MDLEFGPEYEALRERVREFLAASWPPPPDAAGGDAKAQAIAFRREAIAQGFLARNIPRAYGGSEQPFDPLAAQVIREEFTRAHAPMEQAGIGTMMLVPTLLERGEEWMKEKWVEATLVGEVLWCQGYSEPNAGSDLASLETRGELVGDEWVIHGQKIWTSGAHLADYMFALVRTEPDAGKHAGISYLLLDMRQPGIEVRPLRMMTGAADFNEVFLDGARTPAHWIVGRRGEGWTVSRTTLKHERNSIGNAALTRMQFDALVRLARDVGRLGDPTVQQRLAEIEGYVLAHQWTGYRQLSADAHGRSAGIVQMMNKLHSTNIGDMLARAALDLLGDDGLLVAGERVGQRPPADRGAWIAQYMYSLGIAIAGGAANIQRNVIAERGLGLPRDAAADRSAARAGGAR, encoded by the coding sequence ATGGACCTCGAGTTCGGACCCGAGTACGAAGCGCTGCGCGAGCGCGTGCGCGAGTTCCTCGCCGCGAGCTGGCCGCCTCCGCCGGACGCGGCGGGGGGCGACGCGAAGGCGCAGGCCATCGCGTTCCGGCGCGAGGCGATCGCGCAGGGCTTCCTCGCGCGCAACATCCCGCGCGCCTACGGCGGCTCCGAGCAGCCGTTCGACCCGCTCGCCGCACAGGTGATCCGCGAGGAGTTCACGCGCGCGCACGCGCCGATGGAGCAGGCGGGCATCGGCACGATGATGCTCGTGCCCACGCTGCTCGAGCGCGGCGAGGAGTGGATGAAGGAGAAGTGGGTCGAGGCGACGCTCGTCGGCGAGGTGCTCTGGTGCCAGGGCTACAGCGAGCCGAACGCCGGGAGCGACCTCGCGTCGCTCGAGACGCGCGGCGAGCTCGTCGGCGACGAGTGGGTGATCCACGGTCAGAAGATCTGGACGAGCGGCGCGCACCTCGCCGACTACATGTTCGCGCTCGTGCGCACCGAGCCGGACGCCGGCAAGCACGCCGGCATCTCCTACCTGCTCCTCGACATGCGGCAGCCGGGCATCGAGGTGCGGCCGCTGCGCATGATGACGGGCGCGGCCGACTTCAACGAGGTGTTCCTCGACGGCGCGCGCACGCCCGCACACTGGATCGTCGGTCGGCGCGGCGAGGGCTGGACGGTGTCGCGCACGACCCTCAAGCACGAGCGCAACTCGATCGGGAACGCGGCGCTGACGCGCATGCAGTTCGACGCGCTCGTGCGGCTCGCGCGCGACGTCGGGCGCCTCGGCGACCCGACCGTGCAGCAGCGGCTCGCCGAGATCGAGGGCTACGTGCTCGCGCACCAGTGGACGGGCTACCGCCAGCTCTCCGCCGACGCGCACGGCCGCAGCGCGGGCATCGTGCAGATGATGAACAAGCTCCACTCGACGAACATCGGCGACATGCTCGCGCGCGCGGCGCTCGACCTGCTCGGCGACGACGGGCTGCTCGTCGCCGGTGAGCGCGTCGGCCAGCGCCCGCCCGCCGACCGCGGCGCGTGGATCGCGCAGTACATGTACTCGCTCGGGATCGCGATCGCGGGCGGCGCCGCGAACATCCAGCGCAACGTCATCGCCGAGCGCGGGCTCGGCCTGCCGCGCGACGCCGCGGCCGATCGCAGCGCCGCGCGCGCGGGAGGGGCGCGATGA